CTTCTCGATGTCGGTCTTGGGAACCTTGGCGACGACCTTTCCGGCGGCGGCGGGATCGCCGGGGCTGTCGTACGTGTCCTGCCGCTCCAGGCGATGCTTGTTAAGCATCAGGTAACAGATGGCCAGACTGCCGATGCCGGCGGTGGTCATGGCGCGCGTCGGGGGCTTGCCCTCCTTGTAGACCCACGACCCGTCGGGCTGCTGAATGCTCATGAGATACTGCGCCTGCTTGATCCACCAATCCTCACGCAGCGAAATCTCCGTTCGGCGAGCCGCCCACATGCCCAATAGCGCATACTGCTGAATGGACATGTCATGTCCCCCGCGTCCGGCCCCGCCGCCGTAGCTGTACGACTCGGTGCCCTTCTGGTTCTTGTTGAGGCCGACGAGCAGTTTGCGCATGGCGTCCTTCATGCGCAGGCGGTCGGAAGCGATCTGGGCCTTGGAACGGACGAGCGAGCCCTCGGTGAGCTGCCGCTCGCGGACTTCACGAAGCTGGTCCAGCGCGAGCATGACCAGCCCGCAGTTGTACGTGCCTTTGCTCTCGACGCCGGGCGAGTTCTGTGCGTAAAAGAGCATCGGCTCGATCGTCAGCGCCACGGCGGGAATGTCCGGGTTCACGCCGCTCTTGAGCAGCGCGTAAACGCACAACGCGGTATGCCCGATTTCGTCGACGAACTGGCCATTGTACTTGTACCCGCCGGCGTACTGGCTCAGCAGATATTTCTGCCCGTTTTCGATGGCCTTGTTGATCTTGTCCTGAAGTTCCTTCTCCGCTTTGGCGCGGTCGGCGGCCTTGGCCTTGGCCATCTGCTCGTCGAGCGCCTTAAGTCGTTCCGCTTCCTTTTGCGCTTCCATCTCCGCCTGTTGGCGAGCCGCGAAGTCCGCCGCCTGTTTCTTTTCCTCCGCGGCCGCCGCATCTTCGACGGGCGCGGACTCGACGGGCGTGAACGTCGGTGCGGGCACGGCCACGACCGGCGGCGGCTTGATCACCGGCTGCGGCGTGATGATCGGATTGGACGGCGGCTGATTCATCGCCACCGGCCGTTCCGGCTCGCTCATCGCGCCCATGCTGAACTTGATGATCAGACCGACCACCACCAGTGCGGCCAGCGCGCCCGCCCCCGCGACGATCTTGAGCGTCATGCCCTCACCGGAGCCGCCGCCCGCGCCCCCGCCGAGGTCCGGCAGCGACGAGGCGACAAGCGTCCCCTTGCGCAGATCCAGGCCGCAGTTGGTGCAGATCACCGCGCCGCTCGACACGCCGCTGCCGCACTTGGGGCACGGCTTCTGTCCGGCGGCGACGGTTGGCTTCTTCACCGGCGCGATTTCGTCCATCAGGTCGAACGCCGGCGCGCCGCCCCCCGCCGCCTTCGCCGCGCCGGGTACGCTGATCGCACCGCCGCAGGACGGACATTTGATCCGCTTGCCGGCAAGCTCTTCTTTGACCTTCAGTTGTTTGTGACAGCCGCTGCACGTGACGATCTGCGACATGGGCCGACCTCCGGGCGGAAGCCGCCGTCACGTCATCCAACGTGACGGGATTCACACAAGCCCGCCATTGTCAACATTGTAACAAATTTTCCCACTCGCAAGCGCAGACCGCACTGATCAAGCCCGTCGCAACCTCAGATCGCCACACGCTCCCCCGCCCCGATCGGTTTGATCACCGTGCTCATGCTCTTCAAATCACTCGGCTCGATCGCCGTCAGCGGGCTTAACTCCACCGTCGCCCCCGCTGCCACATCGACCCCCGCCGCGGCAAGCCACCGCACCGCACGCTGCGACTGAAGCTCCCGGCTTGTCACCGCCGAGTCGGCGCCCTCCGCGTTCTTGATGGGGCCGAATTCCTCCGCCCGCACCACCTCCAGAACGATGCTCTTCTCGCACAGCGGCAGCGCGTCGAACACAAATGTCTCCAGCTTCACCGCGTTGGGCTCCTTCGGCTCGACCGCCTGCCCCGTCTTCACATCCACATGCGGCACTTTCTTCACCGCCCGGTGATACGGCAGACCGAACCGCCCCGCGTTAAGCTGCTTCACGAACGCCACCGCGATCACATGAATGGCGATCGACCCCGCATTGAACACCGGCGAGCCGTCCGCATGAACCTTCTGCTCCAGCTCCTTGGGCAGATCCGAATATTCGATCACGCTGATGCGCCCGTCGGCGAGCACGAAGTTGCCGACCTTCTCGGCGGGGGCGGCCTTCGTGACCATCTTGCTGGACATCTGCGCCCCGTCGAGCGCGTGAAGCCCGATGAACAGTGGGTCGATGCATTTGACGAGCGGATTGTCGACCTGGAAGTAGCTGATCTGTTCGACGCCGCGGCGGAGCATGTCATCGATCGCGCCGCTGCGCGACAGCGCCCGCAGCGATCCGCCGTGCCCATCGGGGTTCGTCGCCAGTTCGCCCTTCGCCGCCAGCAGCGCCTTGCCGTCGAGCGAGAATGACGGAATCGTGCCCTGCGGGAAGAATGTCACGTCCGAGCGGACGAGGCCGAAGTAGTTCTGCTCCTCGAAATACGCTCGTGTCGGCGCATCGTTGAGCGGGCTGGTCATGATGTACCACGGCACGACCGTGTTGTACTTGCGCTGCACCTTGATGAGGTACTCGGCGAAGACCTGAAAGAGCGACTTTTTGTGGACGGGCGTCGCCGGGTACGTCCCCTTGGGCCCGTCCCATCCGAGCCGCGTCCCCTGTCCGCCCGCCACGGTGAACGCCGCCACCTTGCCCTCGCGGATGAGCTTCTCGCCGTGTGCCCGGGCCTGGCTGTACTTGTCCGCCAGCGCCTTGGTCGGCTGAGCCGGGTAGTACGGGGCGGGCTCGATCGACGTGGGCAGCGTCAGCGGCGGGGCCTGCTTGACGTACGTCTCGACCAGCTCCGCCAGCGCCGGCCAGTCCTGCGCCTCAACCTGATCAAGCAGCGCCGCCTTGCCCGCCGCGTCGAGCTGATCGAAATACGTGAGCACATGCTCCTGTTTGGCCGCCTTCAATGTCCCGCGTGTTTGGGCTACCCGATCATCAGACATGAAAAACCTCCGTGTGATTGCATCCAGTGGAAGTCAGCG
The window above is part of the Planctomycetota bacterium genome. Proteins encoded here:
- a CDS encoding UDPGP type 1 family protein, which gives rise to MSDDRVAQTRGTLKAAKQEHVLTYFDQLDAAGKAALLDQVEAQDWPALAELVETYVKQAPPLTLPTSIEPAPYYPAQPTKALADKYSQARAHGEKLIREGKVAAFTVAGGQGTRLGWDGPKGTYPATPVHKKSLFQVFAEYLIKVQRKYNTVVPWYIMTSPLNDAPTRAYFEEQNYFGLVRSDVTFFPQGTIPSFSLDGKALLAAKGELATNPDGHGGSLRALSRSGAIDDMLRRGVEQISYFQVDNPLVKCIDPLFIGLHALDGAQMSSKMVTKAAPAEKVGNFVLADGRISVIEYSDLPKELEQKVHADGSPVFNAGSIAIHVIAVAFVKQLNAGRFGLPYHRAVKKVPHVDVKTGQAVEPKEPNAVKLETFVFDALPLCEKSIVLEVVRAEEFGPIKNAEGADSAVTSRELQSQRAVRWLAAAGVDVAAGATVELSPLTAIEPSDLKSMSTVIKPIGAGERVAI